The nucleotide window GTGCCCGTTCTCCAATTCAACTCTAAACATAGCATTTGATAATGCTTCTCTAATTGTTCCGTCTTGCTCAATTGAGGACTGTTTAGCCATATATTATTGATTATTACTTTATTATCCGCCTCCCAAAGCGGGACGCAAAATTAAATAAAATAATTTAATTTTTATTATTTTTCTTTTAAAACTTCGTCTATATATGAAAATGTCGAAAGTATATCCACTTTCCCTTTTTTCACGGCCACCGTATGCTCATAATGGGCCGATGGTTTTCCATCTACGGTTGATACTGTCCAGCCATCATCCCAAAACTTCACCCCTGCACGGCCTGCATTTATCATAGGCTCAATGGCAATCACCATCCCCTCTTCCAGTTTAATGCCGCTGCCGCGTTTACCGTAGTTTGGCACTTCAGGCTTTTCGTGCAGGCGTAAACCCACACCATGGCCAACCAATTCCTTCACTACACCAAACCCGTTGCTTTCAGCGTGTTCCTGCACTGCGTAGCCAATATCGCCAATGCGCTGGCCCACTATGGCTTTCTCTACACCGCGTTCAAGGCATTCTTTGGTAACCTTCATCAGTTTCTGCGCCACCTCGCTTACCTCGCCAACGGCAAAGGTATAAGCTGAATCGCCGTAGTACTTATTCAGGATAACGCCGCAATCAACCGATAGCAAGTCGCCTTCTTTCAACGCGTAATTTCCCGGAAAGCCATGTACTACCTGGTCATTCAAAGAGATGCATAAAGAGTAAGGGAAACCGCTATAGTTTAAAAAGGCAGGCACCCCACCGTTATCACGGATATAGGTTTCTGCCAGCTTATTCAGTTCAATTGTTTTAACACCGGGCGCAACCACCTTAGCAATTTCGCCCAGTGTTTTTGAAACCAGCAAAGAACTTTCTCTTATCAGTTCTATCTCTTCGACAGACTTATAATGGATCTTTGGCATAGTTATTTTTATTTTTTTAGATAACCGGTGGGGTTGTGCCTGCTGCAGTTGGTACTGCGCTGCGGCCTTTAATCCTTCCGGTTTTCATTAACCCATCATAATGACGCATTAATAAATGACTTTCTATTTGCTGCAGGGTATCTAAAACAACGCCCACCAATATAATCAGTGATGTACCACCAAAAAAGCGTGCAAACTGACTGTTAATATGCGCCATATTTGCAAATGCCGGGATGATAGCCACAATAGCCAGGAAAATAGAGCCCGGCAAAGTGATCTTAGAAATTACACCATCCAGGAAGCTTGATGTAGCCTGGCCAGGTTTAACACCCGGGATAAAGCCATTGTTTTTCTTCATATCATCAGCCATTTGGGTTGGGTTAACCGTAATAGCTGTATAAAAGAAAGTGAACAGGATGATCAATATCGCAAACACCAGGTTATGTTGCCATGTAGTATAGTTTGATAAAGCTATAACAATACTGCTTGATGCTATCTTAGGGAAAAACGACCCGATAGTTGCCGGGATAAACATTAACGCTTGCGCGAAAATGATAGGCATTACACCAGCCGCAGTAACTTTTAACGGGATGTACTGACGTACACCACCATATTGCTTGTTACCTACTATGCGTTTAGCATATTGCACAGCAACCTTGCGGGTACCCTGTACAATAAGGATAGTGAACATTACTACCGCCATCAGCGCAACCAACTCAACAATAAAGAAGATCGGGCCGCCGCCGGTACCAATAACTTTATCATTAAACTCGCTGCCAATAGCACCGGGTAACGATGCGATGATACCCACCATAATAATTAATGAGATACCGTTGCCAATACCTTTATCGGTAATTTTCTCGCCCAGCCACATTACAAATAAAGTACCTGCGGTTAAGGTTAAAGTAGTTAACACGGTAAAGTATGGATCTGTCATCAGGTGCCCGTTAGCCGGTATTTGCGAGCGCACATAACCAACAGCCTGCGCCGCGGTAATAAAAATGGTCATGTAGCGTGTCCACTGGTTAATTTTATTCCTGCCGCTTTCACCCTCTTTTTGCATTTTAGTAAAATAAGGAACAGCAATACCCAATAACTGCATCACAATGGATGCAGAAATGTATGGCATTACCCCTAATGCAAAAATAGATGCCCGCGAGAATGACCCACCGGCAAACATATTTAATAAACCAAGCAGGCCTTCTTTACCTTGCTGAGCATTTAGCACATTCGCGTCTACACCAGGTAAAACAACGTATGAACCTACACGGTATATTAAAAGAAATAAGAGTGTGTTAATAATACGCACTCTTAAATCCTCAATTTTCCAGATATTGGATAATGTTGTGAAAAATTTCTTCATCGAAATTTACATTTTAACGATTGAACCGCCGGCTGCTTCAATAGCTTTTTGTGCAGTAGCAGAAAACGCATGTGCTTTAACTTCTAATTTAGCTTTTAGTTCGCCACGGCCTAATACTTTTACCAGGTCGTTTTTAGATGCTAAACCATGTTCTTTCATTACATCAAAATCAATTGCAGTAAGCTTATAGGTGTCTGCCAAAATTTGCAGTGCATCCAGGTTTAAGCTTACATACTCAACGCGGTTAGGATTTTTGAAACCAACCTTAGGCACACGGCGTTGTAATGGCATTTGGCCACCTTCAAAACCTACCTTGGTGCTGGTACCAGAGCGCGACCCTGCGCCTTTGTGGCCACGGGTTGATGTACCGCCACGGCCAGAACCTGTACCACGGCCAATTCTTTTTCTATTTTTAGTAGAACCTTCTGCAGGTTTTAAATTACTTAAGTTCATAATATTAAATATTTTCTACTGCTACCAAATGATTTACTTTACGCACCATACCAATAATAGCAGGTGTAGCTTCAACCTCAACACTTTGGTTAATTTTCTTTAAACCTAAAGCTTCGATGGTTTTTTTCTGGCGCTCACTTCTATCGATCACGCTTTTAATCTGAGTTATTTTGATTTTTGCCATGACTGATTATCCGTTAAATACTTTACCTAAATTAATACCGCGTTGCTGTGCTACAGTATAAGCATCGCGCATTTGCGATAACGCCGATACAGTTGCTTTAACCACGTTGTGCGGGTTTGATGATCCTTTTGATTTAGCTAATACGTTGTGTACGCCGGCCGATTCTAACACGGCACGCATTGCACCACCGGCAATTACACCAGTACCGTTTGCAGCCGGTTTAATAAATACAAAACCACCTGAAAACTTGCCATATTGCTCGTGCGGTACAGTACCATTAATAATTGGCACTTTTACCAGGTTCTTTTTAGCATCATCAACACCTTTGGCAATAGCCTCGGTTACTTCTTTTGCTTTACCTAAACCGTAACCAACAACACCATTCTCATCGCCCACTACCACAATGGCACTGAAGCTGAAAGTACGGCCGCCTTTGGTTACTTTGGCAACACGTTGTATGCTTACCAAGCGGTCTTTTAATTCGATCTCGCTTGTTTTTACTCTTTTTACGTTAATTGTTGACATCTTCTGTTCCGTTTAAAAAATTAAACCACCTTCACGTGCACCTTCAGCCAATGATTTAACACGGCCATGATATAAGTAACCATTACGGTCAAACACTACAGAGGTGATACCTGCTGCAATAGCTTTTTGAGCAACCATTTTGCCAACGGCAACTGATTGATCTGACTTGTTGCCTTTTTCAGCAAAATCTTTTGATAAAGATGATGTTGAAACTAACGTTTTACCGGTTACATCGTCAATGATCTGGGCATAAATACCTTTATTGCTCCTGTACACTGATAAGCGCGGGCGCTCGGCCGAACCAGAAACACGTTTCCGGATGCCTTTTTTTATTCTGTCTCTTCTTGATAGTTTAGCTGCCATGACGATTATTTTTTAGATGCTGATTTACCTGCTTTTCTTCTTAACACCTCGCCAACAAACTTGATACCTTTACCTTTGTAAGGCTCTGGTTTACGTAACGAGCGTATTTTTGCCGCTACCTGACCGATCAGTTGTTTGTCGATTGATTCCAGGATGATGGTTGGGTTTTTACCCTTCTCAGCAGTTGTTGAAACTTTAATTTCTTTTGGCAATTCGAATACATAATGGTGAGAATAACCCAACACTAAATCTAATGTATTGCCGGTATTGGTGGCACGGTAACCTACACCCACTAATTCCTGCTCCACTTTGTAACCTGTGGTTACACCAATTACCATGTTATTTAATAACGCGCGGTATAAACCATGCAGCGCTTTATGACGTTTTTGTTCAGACGGGCGTTGTACTAACAATTGGCCATCTTCCTGTGCAATAGTGATATCACTATCCACAGCCTGCTGCAATTCACCTTTAGGGCCTTTAACGGTTACCAGGTTATCACCTGATACGGTTACAGTAACGCCTGCCGGTAATGCTATAGGTGCTTTTCCTACTCTTGACATTGATTAATTCCTCCTTAAACTATTAATAAACATAGCACAAAACTTCGCCACCTACGTTTTGCTGACGTGCTTCTTTGTCAGACATTACGCCTTTTGATGTAGAGACGATAGCGATACCTAAACCATTTAATACACGTGGCATAGTTGCGGTGCCTGCGTATTTCCTCAAACCTGGTTTACTGATACGCGATATGTTGCGAATAGCCGGGATTTTAGTTATCGGGTGGTATTTCAAAGCAACTTTGATGATGCCCTGAGGACCATTATCCTCAAATTTAAAATTGGCAATGTAACCTTTGTCGAAAAGCACTTTCGTGATTTCCTTCTTCAGATTTGATGCAGGAATTTCAACAACCCTATGGTTGGCCTTAATAGCATTCCTTACTCGTGTAAGATAATCTGCGATTGGATCTGTATTCATTTTTATTGTTTATGATAGTGGTTTCCTTCCCGTAACATCCGGGGCGACCTTCTATCGGTTTGTATTCTTTTTTAAAATCGAGCCGCAAAGGTAGAAAAAAAAGCTAAAAGCAGAAAGCTAAAAGCATAATGCTTTCTCTTTCCTGCTTTTCGCTTTTTCCTATAAGCTTGCGCTCTATCTCTTTCAGGCTTAAAGCTTTTGGCTTTTAGCCTTCAGCTTATTACCAGCTTGCTTTTTTAACTCCCGGTATTTTACCAGCCAGCGCCATCTCGCGGAAAGTTACCCTCGAGATACCGAACTGGCGCATGTAACCACGCGGGCGGCCAGTAAGCTTGCAACGGTTGTGTAATTTTACTGGTGATGCTGCTTTAGGCAATTTGTCTAAACCTTCATAATCACCGGCTGCTTTAAGTGCTGCTCTTTTTTCAGCATACTTAGCAACTAATTTAGCGCGTTTAACTTCACGTGCTTTTACGCCTTCTTTAGCCATTGTTATTTTGATTTTTAAATGGTAAACCAAATTGTTTCAGCAACTCTAATGCTTCAACATCATTTTTTGCCGAGGTTACAAAGGTAATATCCATACCCATAATTTTATTGATCTTGTCAATGTTAATTTCCGGGAAGATAATTTGCTCGGTAACACCTAATGTATAGTTACCGCGGCCGTCGAAACCTTTATCGTTGATGCCTTTAAAGTCACGGATACGTGGCAGGGCAACAGAGATCAGACGATCTAAGAATTCATACATTGTATTATCACGTAAAGTAACGCGTACACCAACCGGCATATTTTTACGTAACTTAAAGTTCGAGATATCTTTTTTAGATTTTGAAGCAACAGCTTGCTGACCGGTAATGGTACTTAACTCGCTAATAGCTACGTCAATCAGTTTTTTATCAGTAGTAGCAGCACCAACACCCTGGTTGATGGCAATTTTCTCCAGTTTCGGAACCTGCATTACACTTTTGTACTGAAATTTATCTTTCAGCGCGGTGCGGATCTCGTCCGAATACTTAGTTTTTAATCTTGGTACGTAAGTCATTACTTAATTTCCTCCCCTGATTTTTTTGCTACCCTTACTAATTTACCTGCATCGTTCTTTTTACGGCCAACGCGGGTTGTTGCACCTGTTTTTGGATCAACCAAAGCCAGGTTTGAGATATGAATAGCGGCTTCCTGCTTAACAATGCCACCGTTAGGGTTGGCAGCGTTAGGTTTGGTATGTTTTGATACCATGTTGGCACCTTCAACAATAGCCCTGTTTTTAGCAATAATAATTTCAACTATTTTGCCTTGTGTACCTTTAGAGTCGCCGGCAATTACCTTAACCAGATCACCTTTTTTGATCTTTAATTTGGCAGGTTTGTTTATTTTCTTTTCCATATTATAATACCTCCGGTGCTAATGATACAATTTTCATGAACTGTTTTTCACGCAATTCCCTTGCTACCGGGCCAAAAATACGGGTACCTCTTGGCTCGTCCTGGTTGTTCAACAAAACGGCTGCGTTATCGTCAAAACGAATATAAGAACCATCTTTACGACGGATTTCTTTTTTAGTCCTAACTACTACTGCTTTAGATACTGTACCTTTTTTAACGTTGCCTGATGGCAATGCGCTTTTTACGGTAACTACAATTTTATCGCCTATTGATGCATACCTTTTACCGGTACCACCCAACACACGGATCACCAGCACTTCTTTAGCGCCACTGTTATCGGCTACATTCAGCCTTGATTCCTGTTGTACCATCTTATTTAGCCCTCTCTAAAATTTGAACCAATCTCCAATTTTTGCTTTTGCTCAATGGGCGGGTTTCCATAATTAATACGGTATCGCCAATACCACAGGTATTGTCTTCATCATGAGCCATAAATTTGGTAGTTTTTTTCACAAACTTACCGTAGATCGGGTGTTTTACTTTACGTTCAACCGCTACAACGATAGATTTTTCCATCTTGTTGCTAACTACCAGGCCGGTACGTGTTTTTCTTAAATTTCTTTCCATTTCCTGATAAATTATTTCGCCTCGGGCGCTGGTGCGGCTTTGCGTTTGGTTAATTCTGTGTTTAAACGGGCGATGTCCTTGCGTACTTTAGTGATACGGGTAGGGTTCTCAATAGCCGAAACCGCGTGCGCGAATTTCAGTTTATTCAGATTTTTCGTTTCCTCGCCAATTCTTGCTGCCAACTCTTCAGTTGATAGCTCTGCAATTTCTGAGTTCTTCATTTGTTAACTTGTTGTATGCCGCAAGTTGTGGGTTGTTGGTTTTGTAAACAGTAAACCCACAACTCATCAACTTACAATTGTTTATATTACACTACAGGTATTCATTAAACTGTTTACCACCTGTAGCTACCACGTTTTTTATGCTTCGGCGTAATCCTTACGAACTACGAACCTTGTTTGTACCGGCAATTTTTGCGCGGCCAGGCGAAGTGCTTCTTTGGCAATATCCAATGGCACACCTTCTGCCTCAAAAATGATCCTTCCGGGGCGTACTACCGCTACCCAATATTCCGGAGCACCTTTACCTTTACCCATACGTACCTCGGCTGGTTTTTTAGTTACCGGTTTGTCAGGGAATATCCTGATCCAAACTTGTCCCTCACGTTTCATGAAACGTGTTACAGCGATACGCGCAGCCTCGATCTGACGGCTGGTGATCCAGGCCGGCTCGAGTGATTTTATACCGAAAGAACCGAAAGATAGTTCAGCACCACGACTGGCGTTGCCCTTCATCTTGCCTTTTTGCATCTTTCTGAACTTCGTTCTTTTTGGCTGTAGCATTTTTTTAAGCTTTTATATTCTAAACGATGTCTATCTCGACTTTGATTCTGTTAATTATCTTCTGCCACCCTGGCCACCACGGTTACCACCGCCTTGTCCGCCACGGTTACCACCCTGGCCTGGGCCACGGTTGCCACCTGGGCCGCCTCTGCGGTCGCCACCCTGGCGACGATCGCCACCACGGTCATTACCGCCACGGCCACCACGGTCGCCAAATGCTGCTGCACCTTCAGGGCGTCCGCCTTTGCCGCTTGCGCTGCTGGTTTGGCCAATGTTAGGCGACAAGTCGCGTTTACCGTAAACCTCGCCTTTGCAAATCCACACTTTAACACCTATTTTACCATAAGTAGTTAAGGCTTCACCTAAAGCGTAGTCGATATCGGCACGGAACGTGTGCAATGGGATACGTCCCTCTTTGTACTGCTCGGTACGGGCCATTTCGGCACCACCTAAGCGGCCTGAAGTCATTACCTTGATACCTTCGGCGCCCATTCTCATGGTTGATGCGATGGTAGTTTTCATGGCACGACGGAAAGAGATACGTGCTTCCAGTTGTTTCGCTATGCTTTCAGCAACTAATTGTGCATCAAGCTCGGGGCGTTTAATCTCGAAGATGTTAATTTGAACGTCCTTTTTAGTCAGTTTCTTTAATTCTTCTTTGATCTTATCAACTTCCTGGCCGCCTTTACCGATAACGATACCCGGACGGGCAGTATGTATTGTAATTGTAATGCGTTTTAAAGTACGTTCGATAACCACTTTAGATACACCGCCTTTTGAAATACGGGCCGAGATGTACTTGCGGATCTTTTCGTCTTCAACTAATTTGTCGGAGTAGTTGTTGCCACCGAACCAGTTAGAATCCCATCCTCTGATGATGCCTAACCTATTACCTATTGGATGTGCTTTTTGTCCCATTTCAAATTAATTGTTAACGTTTTTACTATCCACAATAAGGGTTACGTGGTTTGAGCGCTTGCGGATACGGTATCCCCTTCCTTGCGGTGCAGGGCGTAACCTTTTCAGCTGACGGCCACCGCCTACTGATACTTCGCTTACATATAAAGCGCTGTCCTCAACACGTTTGCCTTCGTTTTTTGCTTCCCAGTTTTTAATTGCCGATAACAACAATTTTTCTACACGGATAGCGGCTTCTTTATTAGTGAACTTTAAAATGTATAAAGCTTTCTCTACGTTTTCGCCACGGATAAGATCCACAACCAAACGCATTTTGCGCGGAGAGGTTGGGCAGTTCTGTAACTTAGCAACAGAAGCGCCGCCTTCCTGGGCTTTCGCCGCTTCTTTGCGTTGTCTGATAGCTACAGACTTTTTAATTTTTGTATTTGCTTCCATTGCCTGTTATTTTTTCTTTTCTGCGTGACCACGGAAGGTACGGGTTGGTGCAAATTCACCTAACTTGTGTCCTACCATGTTTTCTGTTACGTACACAGGGATAAACTTGTTGCCGTTGTGCACTGCAAATGTATGACCCACGAAATCAGGAGAGATCATGGAACGGCGTGACCATGTTTTTACAACCGATTTTTTATTTGATTCATTCAGGGTAAGTACTTTCTTATCCAGGTTATGATCAATATAAGGTCCTTTTTTAATTGAACGAGCCATTATTTCTTCCTTCTTTCAATGATGTAACGATCAGATGATTTCTTTTTATCGCGGGTTTTGAAGCCTTTAGCTAATAAACCTTTGCGTGAACGTGGGTGACCACCTGAAGCACGGCCCTCGCCACCACCCATAGGGTGATCTACCGGGTTCATTGCTACACCACGTACACGTGGGCGGCGGCCCAACCAGCGCTTGCGGCCGGCTTTACCTAACACTTCGTTCGCTTTCTCGGCGTTTGAAACGGTACCAATAGTTGCTAAACAAGTAGCCAGTATCATACGGGTTTCGCCTGAAGGCAATTTGATAACTGCATATTTACCATCGCGGGCAGCAAGCTGCGCGTAAGTACCTGCCGAGCGGGCAATAACCGCGCCCTGGCCAGGGTTCAATTCAATTGCATGAATTAATGAACCCAGTGGTATGCTTTTTAATGGTAAAGTGTTACCAACCTCTGGTGCAACGTTCTCGCCCGACACTACGGTTTGGCCAACTGTTAAACCTGTAGGAGCGATCATGTATCTTTTCTCGCCGTCAGCAAATACTAATAAAGCAATACGTGCCGAGCGGTTTGGATCATACTCAATTGTAGCAACCTTTGCAGGGATGTCAAATTTGTTACGTTTAAAATCGATCAAACGATACGATTTTTTATGGCCACCGCCCAAATAGCGCATGGTCATTTTACCGGAGTTGTTACGTCCGCCTGATTTCTTGATAGCTACTACTAACGTTTTTTCAGGAACGTTGGTGGTAACGTCAGAGTAATCGGCACCTACCCTGAAGCGGGTACCCGGGGTAACCGGTTTAAATCTTTTAACTGCCATCTCCCTTTTTATAAATTGTTATAAAAATCAATTGTCTCACCGTCTTTCAATGTAATAACTGCTTTTTTGTAAGTAGCTATACGGCCGGTTACTACACCAGCTTTAGTTGAACGGCTTTTTAATTTGCCTGCGTATTTCATTGTATTTACGGCAACTACTGTTACACCATACATTTCCTCTACCGCGGCTTTAATTTGTATTTTGTTAGCTCTGTGATCAACCTTGAAAACAAAGCGATTAAGTTTCTCAGTTAACTGAGCTACTTTTTCGGTAAGTAAGGGTTTTGTTAATACTTGCATAATTACTTAGCGAATGCTTCCTCCAAAGTTTTAACAGCACCTGTGGTTAACAGTAATTTGCCGGCGTTCAACACATCATAAGTGTTTAACTGCTCAACCGAAATTACTTTCGTTTTTTTCAGGTTCCTGCTTGATAAATACACATTGTTATTTTCGGCACCGGCTATTACTAATAATGTTTTATCATTAGTAACGTTCAGATCAGCCTCCATTTTAATGTAGCTTTTAGTTTTGATGGTATCAAAGCTAAAATCTTCCAATACTAAAATGTTGTTGTCCTGAGCTTTGTAAGTTAAAGCTGACTTACGAGCCAGTGATTTTAACTTTTTGTTCAGTTTAAAGCTGTAATCGCGCGGCTGCGGACCGAATACACGGCCACCACCATTAAACAATGGAGATTTTACGCTACCGGCACGGGCACCGCCTGTACCTTTTTGTTTATATAATTTGCGGGTTGAACCTGCAATTTCATTACGTTGTTTTGATTTATGCGTACCCTGGCGTTGGTTAGCTAAATATTGCTTAACATCCAGATAGATAGCATGATCATTAGGCTCAATCGCAAAGATCGATTCAGGAAGCTGCACCTTGGCACCTGTTTCTTTACCTGAAACATTTAATACTTTAACTTCCATCTTATTTATCCACTATTACGTATGAACCTTTAGCTCCCGGTACGGAACCTTTAACTACTAACAGGTTTTGCTCAGCGAATACCTTCACCACTTCAAGGTTTTGAACCTTAACACGCACATTACCTGTTTGACCAGCCATACGCATACCTTTAAATACGCGTGAAGGCCATGATGATGCACCCAAAGAACCTGGCGCACGTAAACGGTTGTGCTGACCGTGAGTTTGCATACCCACACCACCAAAACCGTGACGTTTTACCACACCCTGGAAACCTTTACCTTTTGAAGTACCTGCAATATCCACGAAATCGCCTACCTCGAAGATATCAACAGCAACAGTGTCGCCTAATGATTTTTCTTCTTCGAATGATTTGAATTCAACCAGTTTACGTTTTGGGGTAACACCGGCTTTCTGGAAATGGCCTTTTAAAGGTGCGGAAGTGTGTTTGTCCTTTGCTTCACCATATGCTAGCTGAACAGCTGCATATCCGTCTGTTTCTACAGACTTAACGTGGGTTACCACGCAAGGGCCAGCTTCGATCACTGTACAAGGAATGTTCTTCCCTGTCTCGTCGAATATGCTGGTCATACCTACTTTTTTACCAATTAATCCTGACATTTTCTTTATGTTGTTAGTGTCCATCGAAGCAGTAGGGCCTCGTTCAAGACATATTATCCCCCCGAAAGGGACGGCAAAGATAGAAATTTTAAATTAACTGTCAAATAGTTAACCAGTTATTTTTCAAAGTTTTTTGCAGCGATAGTTTTGGGGGAGGCAGGGAGATTATATTTAGAAAATATCAGGGTACCAGATGAGGGAGGTGAGCGATTTCGATGGGTTTGTCATTCCGAACATTCTGATTTAGGTCGATGCCTGCGGTCCGGGCTTTCCGTTGCAATTCCTCGCTACGCTATGCTTTGTTGCGGGATTTCCACTGCAATTCCTATCGCTAAGATCCCTTACGTAGTGCCGAACCCGGTTCAGTATTTATAATATATTCATCCTGATCTATACACGCAGCATTCCTTTTTCTTATCTTTCAGGCACTATATCTTATGAACTTCTATACACGCAAATGGGTTAAGCCCGAAGACTTAAACGCACATGGCACCTTATTTGGCGGCAGTTTGCTTAGCTGGATTGATGAGGAGGCCGCTATTTACGCTATCATACAGCTGGGCACTAATGGCTGCGTAACCAAATATATTTCCGAGATCAACTTTATTAGTTCGGCCAAACAGGGCGATATTATTGAATTGGGGATTAAGGCTACACATTTTGGGCGCACATCATTAACGCTCACCTGCCAGGTGCGCAATAAAATAACCCAGCGGGTGATACTTACGGTTGATAAAATTGTGTTTGTAAGTGTTGATGAGAACGGCACACCTGTCCCGCACGGCAAAACCGAAATACATTATACCGATGAACGCCTGAGGGAAAGTTGAACCTAACCTTTAATTAGCCATATGAATATCCACACCTTATTATCTGTATCACTATTGGTATACTGCACCATAATTTCAGGTTGCACGGGTCCACAAGCGCAAAATAAAATAATCAAACATGCCATTGTTAAAGCCAACAACATATCATCATCAACCGATCATTCCCTGTGGGTTGGTAATTGGGAAAGGCGCGAGTTTCAGGAAGGCGCAGGTATTGAAATAAAAAGCATTGAGGGTGATTCTCTTGTATTCAGCGCCGATGCTCAGAGTGGCGGGCACACCGGTCAGATTGAAGGCAAAGCATTTATTAATGGCAACACGGCTATCTATGTTGACAAAGATATAAAAGGCGCCTCATTTATTATGAAGTTACAAGGCGATTCTGTTATCCAGGCTGAAGAAAAATTTGGCGAGGGCATAGGCTTTGGTGGCATAGGCGTTGGTTTTGGTGGTCGTTTTGTAAACTTAAAATACTTGCCCAAAGAAGGAAAAAAAGAAACGCTGGTTAGCATTAAGATATTAAACGAGCAACAGGATGCCATCTTCCGCAAACTGGTTGATACCAGCTATGATCATTTTGTCGAGAGCACACAGTTAACCGAAGACCGTACCCGCGACAAGGACCTTGACCCTGATTTGCACGCCACTGTATTTGCCTCCGGGGTACGAGGTTTATATACCTTTATGGAAAATATTATAATGATAGATAAGGAAAACACCATTTGGGCGGCAGTATTGAACGGCGAAAAAGTATACTATTTCACTAATAACAAAGCTTACGCGGAAAAGCTACCTAATACCATTGAAGAGTGGCGGTCGCGTTTTAAGGATTACCCGGTAGTTTATATGTCGAAATAGTGGTTATTATCTTCTTACCTGCTGTTGCACAAACCGTATTACCCTTTGCCAGATAGTACCTTTACGATGGCGAAGGAAATGTTTAATGGCCTGGTAAGCCTGCTGATTTTCTTCGATAACATCGGGGAATGAC belongs to Mucilaginibacter boryungensis and includes:
- the rpsQ gene encoding 30S ribosomal protein S17; protein product: MERNLRKTRTGLVVSNKMEKSIVVAVERKVKHPIYGKFVKKTTKFMAHDEDNTCGIGDTVLIMETRPLSKSKNWRLVQILERAK
- the rplB gene encoding 50S ribosomal protein L2, yielding MAVKRFKPVTPGTRFRVGADYSDVTTNVPEKTLVVAIKKSGGRNNSGKMTMRYLGGGHKKSYRLIDFKRNKFDIPAKVATIEYDPNRSARIALLVFADGEKRYMIAPTGLTVGQTVVSGENVAPEVGNTLPLKSIPLGSLIHAIELNPGQGAVIARSAGTYAQLAARDGKYAVIKLPSGETRMILATCLATIGTVSNAEKANEVLGKAGRKRWLGRRPRVRGVAMNPVDHPMGGGEGRASGGHPRSRKGLLAKGFKTRDKKKSSDRYIIERRKK
- the rplN gene encoding 50S ribosomal protein L14, encoding MVQQESRLNVADNSGAKEVLVIRVLGGTGKRYASIGDKIVVTVKSALPSGNVKKGTVSKAVVVRTKKEIRRKDGSYIRFDDNAAVLLNNQDEPRGTRIFGPVARELREKQFMKIVSLAPEVL
- a CDS encoding acyl-CoA thioesterase, with the protein product MNFYTRKWVKPEDLNAHGTLFGGSLLSWIDEEAAIYAIIQLGTNGCVTKYISEINFISSAKQGDIIELGIKATHFGRTSLTLTCQVRNKITQRVILTVDKIVFVSVDENGTPVPHGKTEIHYTDERLRES
- the rpmC gene encoding 50S ribosomal protein L29; this encodes MKNSEIAELSTEELAARIGEETKNLNKLKFAHAVSAIENPTRITKVRKDIARLNTELTKRKAAPAPEAK
- the rplP gene encoding 50S ribosomal protein L16, translated to MLQPKRTKFRKMQKGKMKGNASRGAELSFGSFGIKSLEPAWITSRQIEAARIAVTRFMKREGQVWIRIFPDKPVTKKPAEVRMGKGKGAPEYWVAVVRPGRIIFEAEGVPLDIAKEALRLAAQKLPVQTRFVVRKDYAEA
- the rpsS gene encoding 30S ribosomal protein S19, with product MARSIKKGPYIDHNLDKKVLTLNESNKKSVVKTWSRRSMISPDFVGHTFAVHNGNKFIPVYVTENMVGHKLGEFAPTRTFRGHAEKKK
- the rplW gene encoding 50S ribosomal protein L23 — its product is MQVLTKPLLTEKVAQLTEKLNRFVFKVDHRANKIQIKAAVEEMYGVTVVAVNTMKYAGKLKSRSTKAGVVTGRIATYKKAVITLKDGETIDFYNNL
- the rpsC gene encoding 30S ribosomal protein S3 is translated as MGQKAHPIGNRLGIIRGWDSNWFGGNNYSDKLVEDEKIRKYISARISKGGVSKVVIERTLKRITITIHTARPGIVIGKGGQEVDKIKEELKKLTKKDVQINIFEIKRPELDAQLVAESIAKQLEARISFRRAMKTTIASTMRMGAEGIKVMTSGRLGGAEMARTEQYKEGRIPLHTFRADIDYALGEALTTYGKIGVKVWICKGEVYGKRDLSPNIGQTSSASGKGGRPEGAAAFGDRGGRGGNDRGGDRRQGGDRRGGPGGNRGPGQGGNRGGQGGGNRGGQGGRR
- the rplC gene encoding 50S ribosomal protein L3; this encodes MSGLIGKKVGMTSIFDETGKNIPCTVIEAGPCVVTHVKSVETDGYAAVQLAYGEAKDKHTSAPLKGHFQKAGVTPKRKLVEFKSFEEEKSLGDTVAVDIFEVGDFVDIAGTSKGKGFQGVVKRHGFGGVGMQTHGQHNRLRAPGSLGASSWPSRVFKGMRMAGQTGNVRVKVQNLEVVKVFAEQNLLVVKGSVPGAKGSYVIVDK
- the rplV gene encoding 50S ribosomal protein L22, with the translated sequence MEANTKIKKSVAIRQRKEAAKAQEGGASVAKLQNCPTSPRKMRLVVDLIRGENVEKALYILKFTNKEAAIRVEKLLLSAIKNWEAKNEGKRVEDSALYVSEVSVGGGRQLKRLRPAPQGRGYRIRKRSNHVTLIVDSKNVNN
- the rplD gene encoding 50S ribosomal protein L4; amino-acid sequence: MEVKVLNVSGKETGAKVQLPESIFAIEPNDHAIYLDVKQYLANQRQGTHKSKQRNEIAGSTRKLYKQKGTGGARAGSVKSPLFNGGGRVFGPQPRDYSFKLNKKLKSLARKSALTYKAQDNNILVLEDFSFDTIKTKSYIKMEADLNVTNDKTLLVIAGAENNNVYLSSRNLKKTKVISVEQLNTYDVLNAGKLLLTTGAVKTLEEAFAK